The genomic interval AGCCGGCGATATCTGTACCGCCTGTAAAATCGTCAGCAATGACACCTAAATACATGACATCTATCCTTTTTGCCATGCCCTAAGGGCAGTCTGGCTTTGTCTTTATCGCAGTCAGCGGCACAGAGTTGGGCTGTTGCCGCCATCTGGCAAGCGACACGGTGCGCGCTTGCCAACCGGTCCAGAACCGGGCCTTCCTTTCGGCCCATGGTCCTGTGATCACTTCTGGCTATCTCGCCAGGAAGCGAACCAACCCAGACCTGCACTTGTCTCTCCTGCTGGGATATATTCGCAGCCAATCCAGCCGTCATAACCGCTTTGATCGATCACACCGAAAAGCCACTCATAATTGAGCTCGCCGATGTCGGGTTCATGCCTGTCAGGAACGCTCGCAATCTGGATGTGGCCGATATGAGGCAGGTCACGCAGCAGCTTGGTGGTGACATCCCCCTCGCCAATCTGACAATGGAAAAAATCGAACTGCACAGCCAGATTGGGCTGGTTCAACGAGCGCACGACTTCTTGCGCTTCATCCTGTCGATTGAGGAAATATTCAGGCATGCTGCGCAGATTGATTGGCTCCAGCACAATCTTTACGCCAAATTGCTGCGCCATTTCGCATGCCAACTTGATATTGTTTTTAAGGATCGCCAACTGGTGATCTCTATCCATCAGGGGAACACGATTGCCCGACATGACATGCACTGTCTTGCAGTTGAGAATATGGGCGTAGTTGAGTGCCTTTTCCATACTGGCCTTGAATTCGCTTTCCCTGCCCGGCAGAGATGCGATGCCGCGCTCACCCTTGGCCCAATCGCCCGGAGGAGCATTGAACAGAGCCTGGCACAATCCGTTTTTCTTCAACAGTTCCTTGAGTTTCTGCGCCTCATAATTATACGGGAACAGATATTCGACGCCGACAAATCCATCGGCAGCGGCTCGAGCAAAACGCTCCAGGAAAGGAACCTCGTTGTACATCATGCTCAAGTTGGCAGCAAAGCGTGGCATGGATAACTCCCTGAATTTTGTCGTGTGCATCATTGCTTAGGATTTGACACGACATTCGATTTTGGAGGGGCTCCCCCAGCCACCACCGCTTGTTTGCTGGAGGGGGAGTCTTGTGTTTTTGCTCGGCCTATTTTGCGCCGAAGAAGAGCTCTTCCATTTCCTGACGCAGCTTGTAGGCTCGCAGGGTGGTGTCGGCTTCTACATCATTCCAGGTGACAGATGCGCCTTTGGCGACCGGTTTGATGAGCTTGAGGTTATGGGCAAGACCCAATGGCAAGCAGCGGGCTTCAACCGACTTCTTGGCTGGCTGGATGTTGCCATAAACAGTATAGCCGCCTTCACCGTCGAGCATTTCGCCTACCTGCAAATCGCGTTTGGCGGTTGCCACGACGTCGGCATTGAAGAAGCTGGCGGTGCCGGTTGGTTCGTTGCGAAGCGCAACAGACGCAACGGAGATACCCACTTCCAGACCGATCAGGTGCCAACGACGATAGATTGCGCAGTATCTGCCGCTATCATCGGTACGAACGCCATATTCCTGGAAGCAACGGCGGATATATTCGGTGTCACCTTCAATCACGACCCAAACACCATTGCGGATGTCATGGTCGATTGGGGTGCCATCGCGCTGCAGGCAGGAAGCCACTTCAACAACGCCTTTGCTTTCCAGCATGCCGCCATCGCTCTTTGGACGCATGACATTTGGCAGGTCATCCATGGAAGACGGATAGAATTCCAAACCATTTTCAGGAGACTGCAGATCGCAGGAGTTGGCAACTGCGGTGGATTCGATTGCAGGCTTGGAACCATCAAGGAAGGAGTTGAACATTTTCGGGTTCAGACCACCGATTTCAGCCTGTTCTGCTGTCAGCCCCCAGTCGTTCCAGACGGTTTCCGGAGTGGACTCCGAGAAGCGAGGCAGCCATTTATGGCCACGACCGGCAGCAACTACCGGGAAGCCGCAACCGCGAGCCCAATCGACCCAGTCGACGATCAGTGCAGGCTGGTCACCGAAGGCCAGGCTGTATTGCACGCCATTTTCGTTGGCGCGCTGATGCAGCAGAGCGCCGCAGAATGCATCTGCTTCAACGGTGACGTTGACGATATGCTTGCCGAACTTGAAAGATTCAAGGCAATGCTCAACGGCGGCAACCGGGTTACCGGTGCACTCGACGATAACGTCGATTTCAGGGCGCTTTACCAGATCTTCCCAGCTGTCGGTGATGAAGGTATTGCGGTTTTTCAGAGCATCTTCGAAAGAGGTCGCAGCATAGGCTTCCGGCTTCCAGCCGATACGCTTGAGGTTGGTAATCGCATTTTCTGGTTTGAAATCTGCGATACCAACCAGGTCCATACCCGGGGTGTTCGGGATCTGGGCGAGGAACATGGAACCGAACTTACCGGCTCCGATGAGGCCAACGCGGATTGGACGATTGCGGCGTTCGCACTCTACAAGTTTGGCATACAAACTCATGACTATTCTCCTATTAGATTAGTAATTACCGACAAGACAAGATTGAAACAGTGGGCCGGATTGCTGCCTCCTGCAGCTGGTTTATCCGGAGCCTATTTCGCTCCCAGAAGATTTGGTATTGCCATGCTGACAGCAGGGAAATACGTGACCAGAGCCAACACAAGAAGCAGAGCGATCAGGATTGGGAAGACATCCCCAAACAGGTCCTTGATCGAAATTTTCGAGATACTGCAGGCAGTGAACAGGTTGACACCAACGGGTGGGGTAACCAGGCCGATAGCGAGGTTGACGCAGAGAAGAATACCGAAGGCGGTGATGTCGTAGCCCAACTTGAGCGCGACGGGCAGCAGGATTGGCGTGAAGATGTAGATCGCGGATACAGCATCCATCACACAGCCTGCGGCAAGCAGAATGAGGTTCGTAATCAGCAGGAACAGATAGAGATTGCCTTGCGTGATTTCATTGAGCCAATCACCGATATCCATTGCGATGCCATCAACCGTTACGACCCAGGCAAAGAGTGAGGCGCAGATGATCACATACATGACCACACCGGTCTGACTGGCAGAGCGAATGAATAGCTTCGGCAGCTCTTTCCAGCTAAGTCGGCGATAGATGAACACCCCAACGACCAAACCATAGACAGCAGATACGGCCGCGGCTTCCGTGGGCGTGAACACCCCCGAATAGATGCCGCCCAGAATGATAACCGGCATCATCAGCCCCCAGAAGGCATCCTTGAAGGCGGCCCAACGCTCGGCGCCCGTGGCTTTTGGCAAAGGCTTGATGCCTTCGTCTTTGCGTGTGAGGTAGATCGTTACCAGAATGAGCGCCAGCCCCATCAGGACACCGGGAACAACACCAGCCATGAACAGCTTGCCGATGGACGCGCCGGAGATTGACCCAAAGACGATGAAGGTTACGGACGGAGGAATGATCACACCGATTGCGCCACCTGCGGCCATGAGAGCCGTTGCAAAGGGCAACCGATAGCCAGCGCGGATCATTGCAGGGATCAGGATGATACCCAGAGCAGCAACAGTTGCCGGGCCGGAACCGGAAATCGCGGCAAAGAAGCAGCTCACGATGACGCAGACCATCGCAACACCATTGCGATAATGGCCAACCATGCGCTGCGCCAGCAGGATCAGACGTTCGGAGATCCCGGAGCGCTCCATCACGTTGCCCGCGATGATGAAGAAGGGAATGGCCATTAGGGCAAATTTGCTTGATGCGGCAAATACATTGATGGGGATCATTTCAGCTGGCAGATCGGCAAGAAACAGTGCCACCATGGCCGACAGCCCGAGAGAGATCGCGATGGGAATATTGAAGGCAAGAAGAAAAGCGAACGAGCCGAATAGAATGAACGAATTCATAGGGCCTCTCCTGCATCTTTGAACATTGGGTCCCGACCGGTAAGAATCTCAAAAATGGAGTAGCAGTAGCGGTAGATCAGCAGGCCAACGCCAACAGGAACAGTCATCCCGTAGATCCATTCAGGCCATTGCATGGTTGCTGAGAGCTGGTTGGACGTGTATTCCCCGACAACCATGTAGACACCATAGTAGAGAATGATGAGACACATCAGGATGCCCAGAATGTTGGCAATGACAGCCAGGAACTTCTGCTTTGTGTAAGAGGCAACCGAGGTGAAATAGTCCAGCCCGAGATGCGCCCTGTCACGGATAGCGATCGATGCACCTGCCAGCGAAGCCAGAACAAAAAGGCTCGTTACGATTTCCTCGCTGAAGGACAGCGACATATGCAGCAGGAAGCGCGAGAGAACATTGACGAAAGTAAGCGTGAGCATAACTACAAAGGTTGTTGTGCAAACAATATGCTCAATCTTTTCGACGAAGCCGTTGAAAGTAGGCAATAGAAACCTCCCATCCTTAACGCGCCTTCAGCGGTCATGGATATATTTCGTGAAAATAGAGTTGTTTCTGTGAGGGCGAAGGGTGGGACGGGCACCAGGGCCCGCCCCTGTCTGTCATGCGTTCATGGAGGGAATGCTATGACTGAGACTTACTTGATACCGAGCGCAGCAACCGCTTCAGCACCGTAGGTTTCTTTGACACCGGCGTAATAATCGCCCAACATGCCTTTGAAGGCCTGCAGTTCTTCAGGGGTCAGATCAGTGATTTCAACACCATAGTCCGTCAGGAAAGCGCGCTTTTCTTTTTCACCATCTTCAACATTCTTGTTGCCCATAGCGTTGATTTCAGCAGCTTTTTCCTTGAGCAGTTTCTGGGTATTTTCATCAAAGCTGTCCCAGGTCTTCTTGTTGAAGACGAGCGCAAAGGAACCGTAGCTGTAGTTCCACGCCGTGATGTATTTCTGCACTTCGTAGAATTTGTTGGCCGTGATCAGATCGAAGCCGTTTTCCTGGCCATCAACCGTGCCCTGCTGCAGAGCAGTGAAGAGTTCACTGAAGCTCATGGCTACAGGGTCTGCACCGAATACGCGGAAGAAGTTCACGAACACGTCGCCACCAGGAACACGCAGCTTCATGTTTTTGAGATCGTCCGGAGTACGGATCGTTTTCTTACTATTGGTAAGCTGACGGAACCCGTTGTGAATGAAACCGAGGGCTTCAATACCCTGTTCGCGCAATGCGCCCTTGATGAAGTCGCCACCTTCACCCAGAAGGCTTTCTTCAGCTTCTTTATAGCTTGTGAAGGCCCATGGAATACTCAGGGCAAGCAGGCGCTGATCGAGAACAGCCATCACGTCTACGGGCTCATAAGCCACGTCGATGGCACCGGAGCGGATCATTTCAACGCCCTTGGACATGTTGCCACCAGAAAGCTGGTCGCTTGGGAAAACACGGATTTTGATTTTGCCGCCGGAGGCTTCCTTGACGACTTTTGAGAATTCCTGCGCCATCTGGGCTGCATTGGACTGCTCGCCGACGGTCGTGGACATTTTCAGGCTTAATTTGGGATATTCGATGTCTGCTGCATAGACACATGCGGGCAACACAAGCCCTGCGACAAAAGAAGCAATAAAGGATTTACAGTTCAGCATAAAGGTACCTCCCAAGGTGTTTGCTGGTTAAAATTCCAACGTTCACCACGCATGGCTGCAGCACCATCATTTGGATAATTGGCACAGCTTGGCAGTCTTATCTGCAAAGTTTCCTCAAGTACCTGATCATCCGGTGTCACTTTCAAAAGTGATGAACCAATTTATAATCTTTCGACCTTCTTTCTTTAAGTGTTCTAATCGCGTTCTGCTGATTGCTGTCTTCTCAAAATCGGCTGCCTCCACATCCGACTTCAAATCAATCGAACAAATCAAAACAAAATAACGTTACAAAATTATAATAACTGAAATTTTGTGTGAACTTATGTTCACCCATCCCGGCGTTAATTGCAAGAGAAATTTAAAAAATAGGGAATATTTGCATATTACGGCCATGATCATCCATCTTTAGGATAGGAAATTTAACATATATTCCCAAATAAAACACACTTGATGAAATTATTGAGCATGGTTTCGTTGGTTCATTGGAGGATCCGCGATGCAACATCGATTTAAGCGGGTGAGCCTTGCGCCGGATGGCTTTTCAGGACGTTCAGTGCTGATCGTAAACGGGAGAGTACAAATGCGGTTGCGTCTGCGTTCAATCGCTGGGCTTTGCCCGGATCGTGGACGGCCACGTTGCCGTGTTCAAAACCGATCTCTGAGAAGACTTGCAGACCTACCGCTGGCTGGTCGGTTTTATAAACGCCTCGCCAGATACCAATCAGGTGGCGGATCAGTGTGACCTACACCCCAACTTCAGCAAATGTGCGAAAGAGCCAATTCTCAATGACATTCAACGGTCATGCTTGGAACAAACTCATCCATCAGCCGTGGATTATTATATCCACCGGGTTATGAGAATGGGCACATCGGTTCTGAATTCTGCTTGTTGCTATTAGACTGTCAAAGCTTGCAAAAGAATCTCCGCGCTGTGAAGCGCCTCTCTTTTGGCTCCGTCTTTTATCTGATGCCGACAACTGGTTCCCGAAGCGGCGATGATGACGCTCTCATCAGCCTCGCGAACGGCGGGAAGAAGGATTTGCTCGGCAATGGTCATGGAAAGCGCGTGATGCTCTTTCTCATAACCAAAGGCGCCTGCCATGCCGCAGCAGCTGCTCGGAATCTCGCTTACATGATAATTCTCGGGCAGAGATAGAACCTTGACGACCAGGTCGCTTGAAGAGATTGATTT from uncultured Cohaesibacter sp. carries:
- a CDS encoding Gfo/Idh/MocA family oxidoreductase — translated: MSLYAKLVECERRNRPIRVGLIGAGKFGSMFLAQIPNTPGMDLVGIADFKPENAITNLKRIGWKPEAYAATSFEDALKNRNTFITDSWEDLVKRPEIDVIVECTGNPVAAVEHCLESFKFGKHIVNVTVEADAFCGALLHQRANENGVQYSLAFGDQPALIVDWVDWARGCGFPVVAAGRGHKWLPRFSESTPETVWNDWGLTAEQAEIGGLNPKMFNSFLDGSKPAIESTAVANSCDLQSPENGLEFYPSSMDDLPNVMRPKSDGGMLESKGVVEVASCLQRDGTPIDHDIRNGVWVVIEGDTEYIRRCFQEYGVRTDDSGRYCAIYRRWHLIGLEVGISVASVALRNEPTGTASFFNADVVATAKRDLQVGEMLDGEGGYTVYGNIQPAKKSVEARCLPLGLAHNLKLIKPVAKGASVTWNDVEADTTLRAYKLRQEMEELFFGAK
- a CDS encoding TRAP transporter large permease; the encoded protein is MNSFILFGSFAFLLAFNIPIAISLGLSAMVALFLADLPAEMIPINVFAASSKFALMAIPFFIIAGNVMERSGISERLILLAQRMVGHYRNGVAMVCVIVSCFFAAISGSGPATVAALGIILIPAMIRAGYRLPFATALMAAGGAIGVIIPPSVTFIVFGSISGASIGKLFMAGVVPGVLMGLALILVTIYLTRKDEGIKPLPKATGAERWAAFKDAFWGLMMPVIILGGIYSGVFTPTEAAAVSAVYGLVVGVFIYRRLSWKELPKLFIRSASQTGVVMYVIICASLFAWVVTVDGIAMDIGDWLNEITQGNLYLFLLITNLILLAAGCVMDAVSAIYIFTPILLPVALKLGYDITAFGILLCVNLAIGLVTPPVGVNLFTACSISKISIKDLFGDVFPILIALLLVLALVTYFPAVSMAIPNLLGAK
- a CDS encoding TRAP transporter small permease, coding for MPTFNGFVEKIEHIVCTTTFVVMLTLTFVNVLSRFLLHMSLSFSEEIVTSLFVLASLAGASIAIRDRAHLGLDYFTSVASYTKQKFLAVIANILGILMCLIILYYGVYMVVGEYTSNQLSATMQWPEWIYGMTVPVGVGLLIYRYCYSIFEILTGRDPMFKDAGEAL
- the otnI gene encoding 2-oxo-tetronate isomerase; this encodes MPRFAANLSMMYNEVPFLERFARAAADGFVGVEYLFPYNYEAQKLKELLKKNGLCQALFNAPPGDWAKGERGIASLPGRESEFKASMEKALNYAHILNCKTVHVMSGNRVPLMDRDHQLAILKNNIKLACEMAQQFGVKIVLEPINLRSMPEYFLNRQDEAQEVVRSLNQPNLAVQFDFFHCQIGEGDVTTKLLRDLPHIGHIQIASVPDRHEPDIGELNYEWLFGVIDQSGYDGWIGCEYIPAGETSAGLGWFASWRDSQK
- a CDS encoding DctP family TRAP transporter solute-binding subunit; protein product: MLNCKSFIASFVAGLVLPACVYAADIEYPKLSLKMSTTVGEQSNAAQMAQEFSKVVKEASGGKIKIRVFPSDQLSGGNMSKGVEMIRSGAIDVAYEPVDVMAVLDQRLLALSIPWAFTSYKEAEESLLGEGGDFIKGALREQGIEALGFIHNGFRQLTNSKKTIRTPDDLKNMKLRVPGGDVFVNFFRVFGADPVAMSFSELFTALQQGTVDGQENGFDLITANKFYEVQKYITAWNYSYGSFALVFNKKTWDSFDENTQKLLKEKAAEINAMGNKNVEDGEKEKRAFLTDYGVEITDLTPEELQAFKGMLGDYYAGVKETYGAEAVAALGIK